CCTGGTCGCCTGCGTCGGCGGCGGCTCCAACGCCATCGGCCTGTTCCACCCGTTCCTCAACGACGAGTCGGTGAAACTCTTCGGGGTCGAGGCCTCCGGCCAGGGCCTGGACACCGAGCGCCACGCCGCGGCGATCAACGGCGGACGCCCGGGCGTCCTGCACGGCAACAAGACCTATCTGCTGCAGGACAGGGAAGGCCAGATCACCGAGGCCCACTCCATCTCGGCCGGGCTCGACTATCCCGGCATCGGGCCGGAGCATTCCTGGCTGCACGACGTGGGCCGGGCCAAGTACCTGACCTGCACCGACGCCGAGGCCCTGGCGGCGTTCCAGCTGCTCGCCGAGCTTGAAGGCATCCTCCCAGCTATCGAGTCGGCGCATGCCCTGGCCCGCCTGCCCGAGATCTGCGCCGAGGTGGGCAAGGACGGCATCGTGGTGCTCAACCTTTCCGGCCGCGGCGACAAGGACGTCGAGACCGTCGCCGCCCATCTGGGACGCCAGATTTGACCAAAGCCCGTATCGAGGCCCGCTTCGCCCAGCTCAAGGCGGAGAACCGGGCGGCCTTCGTCCCCTATGTCATGGCCGGCGATCCCGACGCCGCCACCGCCGCGGCGATCCTGAAGGCCCTGCCGGGCGCCGGCGCGGACCTGATCGAGGTGGGCTTCCCGTTCTCCGATCCCATGGCCGAGGGGCCGCCGATCCAGCGCGCCGCCCAGCGGGCGCTGGCGAACGGCATGACCTTGAAGGGCGTGCTGGCCGCGGTGGCGCAGTTCCGCAAGGGCGACGACACGACGCCCGTGATCCTGATGGGCTACGCCAATCCGCTGATCGGCTGGGGCTTTCCGGCCTTCGCCCGCGACATGGCCGCCGCCGGGGTCGACGGCCTGATCGTCGTCGACATCCCGCCGGAAGAAGCCGATCCCCTGGCCGACGCGCTCGACGCGGAGAACCTGTCCCTGATCCGGCTGGCCACGCCGACTACCGACGATGCGCGACTGCCCATCGTCGTGCGCCGCACCTCGGGCTTCGTCTATTACGTGTCCGTCGCCGGGGTGACGGGGGTGAAGGAAGCCGACGCCGACACCGTGGCGCCCCATGTGGCCCGGGTCCGCGCCGCCTCCGGCCTGCCGGTGGCGGTGGGCTTCGGCATCAAGACGCCGGAGCGCGCCGGAGCGATCGCCAAGGTCGCCGACGCCGTGGTGGTGGGTTCCGCGCTGGTTGACGAGGTCGCTTTCGCCTTGGCAATGAACGAATCTGTGACCGGGCGGGTGCTTTCCAAAGTCGAATCCTTGGCTAAGGCTGTGCGCTCCGCGCGAGTCGAAAGCCTCACGGTGTAGAACCCCATGGCGATGGCTGAACAGCGAAACGACAAGCCCGGCAAGGGCGGTCCCCAGGGGCCCCGCGAGCGACGCGGATGGCTGGCCAAGATCGCGCCCGGCGTGCGCAATCTGGTGGCCAAGCGCGAGACCCCCGAGAATCTCTGGGTGAAGTGCCCCGACACCGGGGAAATGATCTATCGCTCGGACCTGGAGGCCGCCCTTTGGGTGACCCCCTCCGGCAGTCACATGCGGATCGGCGCCGATCAGCGCCTGCGCTACACCTTTGACGACGGGGTCTATGAGAAGCTGGCGGCGCCTACGGGCGTGGTCGACGACCCGCTGAAGTTCCCCGACGTGCGCCCCTACATGGAACGGCTGAAGGCCGCCCGGAAGACCATCGGGTCGCAGGACGCCATGACCAGCGCCTACGGGACCATCAAGGGTCAGGGCGCGGTAGTCTCGGTGCAGGACTTCGCCTTCATGGGCGGTTCGCTGGGCATCGGGGTGGGCGAGGCCTTCATCAAGGCCGCCCAGGAAGCCGTGCGCCGCGAGGTCCCCTATGTGATCTTCACCGCCGCCGGCGGGGCGCGGATGCAGGAGGGCACGCTGGCCCTGATGCAGATGGCGCGCACGACCCTGGCGCTGAACGAGGTCAAGGCCGCGGGCCTGCCCTATATCGTGGTGCTCACCGACCCGACCACGGGCGGGGTCACGGCGTCGTACGCCATGCTGGGCGACATCCACCTGGCCGAGCCCAACGCCATGATCGCCTTCGCCGGCCGCCGGGTGATCGAGCAGACGATCCGCGAGACCCTGCCGGTGGGCTTCCAGCGCGCCGAGTTCCTGGTGGAGCGCGGCATGGTCGACCGAGTGGTCACCCGCGCCGAACTGCCCCAGGTCCTGGGCTCCCTGCTCAAGACCCTGATGATGGGACGCGCGCGTTCGAAAGCGGCCTGATTTCCATAGATGCTCCCCCTTTGGGGGAGCTGTCAGCGAAGCTGACTGAGGGGGACTTTGACTCTCAACGCTGCGGCGGCTGCGGCCCCCTCCACCACTTCGTGGTCCCCCTCCCCCAGCGGGGGAGGATTTAGAAATGTATGATCCGATCCGCGCCTCGGACGAGGTGATCCTGCGGCTGCGCGCACATCATCCGTCGCTGATCGACCTGACCACAGGGCGGGTGGAGCGCCTGCTCGCCGCCCTGGGAAACCCCGAGAAGCGCCTGCCGCCGGTGATCCACGTGGCCGGCACCAATGGCAAGGGTTCGACCGTGGCCTATCTGCGGGCCATCGGCGAGGCCGCGGGTCTGAGGGTCCACGCCATCACCTCGCCGCACCTGGTCCGCTTCGCCGAGCGCATCCGCCTGGCCGGGACCCTGATCACCGACGCACAGCTTTCGGACCTGATCGACCGGGTCGAGGCCGCCAACGCCGGAGAACCGATCAGCTTCTTCGAGATCACCACGGTCCTGGCCCTACAGGCCTTCGCCGAGACCCCGGCCGACCTCTGCATCGTCGAGGTGGGCCTTGGCGGCCGGTTCGACGCCACTAACATCTTCGACGCACCGGCGGTCAGCGTGATCACCCCGGTGGACTATGACCACCTGGAGATGCTGGGGCCGGAGCTGACCAAGATCGCCTGGGAGAAGGCTGGGATCATCAAGGCGGGCCGCCCAGCTGTCGTCGCGCGCCAGATCGAGGAGGGCGAGGCGGTGATCCTCGCGGAGGCCGAGGCGCTCGGCGCCCCGGTCACCCTGATGGGCCGCGACTTCGACGCCTGGGAGGAGCGCGGCCGGCTACTGGTGCAGATGGAGGACCGGCTATACGACCTGCCGCCGCCCAGCCTGTTCGGCGGCTACCAGTTCGCCAACGCCGGCCTGGCCGTGGCCGCGGCGCTTGCCCTGGGCGATCCACGCATCGACGAGGCGGCGCTGGCCAAGGGGGTCGCCTCGGCGGTCTG
This genomic stretch from Phenylobacterium sp. LH3H17 harbors:
- the trpA gene encoding tryptophan synthase subunit alpha codes for the protein MTKARIEARFAQLKAENRAAFVPYVMAGDPDAATAAAILKALPGAGADLIEVGFPFSDPMAEGPPIQRAAQRALANGMTLKGVLAAVAQFRKGDDTTPVILMGYANPLIGWGFPAFARDMAAAGVDGLIVVDIPPEEADPLADALDAENLSLIRLATPTTDDARLPIVVRRTSGFVYYVSVAGVTGVKEADADTVAPHVARVRAASGLPVAVGFGIKTPERAGAIAKVADAVVVGSALVDEVAFALAMNESVTGRVLSKVESLAKAVRSARVESLTV
- a CDS encoding acetyl-CoA carboxylase carboxyltransferase subunit beta; the encoded protein is MAMAEQRNDKPGKGGPQGPRERRGWLAKIAPGVRNLVAKRETPENLWVKCPDTGEMIYRSDLEAALWVTPSGSHMRIGADQRLRYTFDDGVYEKLAAPTGVVDDPLKFPDVRPYMERLKAARKTIGSQDAMTSAYGTIKGQGAVVSVQDFAFMGGSLGIGVGEAFIKAAQEAVRREVPYVIFTAAGGARMQEGTLALMQMARTTLALNEVKAAGLPYIVVLTDPTTGGVTASYAMLGDIHLAEPNAMIAFAGRRVIEQTIRETLPVGFQRAEFLVERGMVDRVVTRAELPQVLGSLLKTLMMGRARSKAA
- a CDS encoding folylpolyglutamate synthase/dihydrofolate synthase family protein; translated protein: MYDPIRASDEVILRLRAHHPSLIDLTTGRVERLLAALGNPEKRLPPVIHVAGTNGKGSTVAYLRAIGEAAGLRVHAITSPHLVRFAERIRLAGTLITDAQLSDLIDRVEAANAGEPISFFEITTVLALQAFAETPADLCIVEVGLGGRFDATNIFDAPAVSVITPVDYDHLEMLGPELTKIAWEKAGIIKAGRPAVVARQIEEGEAVILAEAEALGAPVTLMGRDFDAWEERGRLLVQMEDRLYDLPPPSLFGGYQFANAGLAVAAALALGDPRIDEAALAKGVASAVWPARFQRLTDGPMAKLADERGADLWLDGGHNPHAGRALAEAAGRLVARDPRPLVLVAAMFARKDALGFFQPFAGLNPKVFTTTFDSPNAADAGELAAAARAAGLEAEVVLDVEAGLRRALEGSGPAPHVLICGGLHFAGEVLAMSPETWPS